Genomic window (Mycolicibacterium smegmatis):
CCAGCAGTAGAACGCCTTTCAGCGTTGCAAGCCAACCGAGGACCGACACCACGATCGCTGCGACTCCATGCCACCTCTGGTGCAGCGCGACCACGGTGAGGCCGCTCAACAGTACGAAGGCACCGGATACCCACGACATGATCGGGTTCTTTCCGAAATCGGTGACCAGGCCCGGTATCTCGGACGCACGTGCCAACGCCACGACAGCGACGACGACGAGATACGGGCCGAGTACACGTGCGAAGCCCTGCGTCCGGTTCTCGACGTGAAACGCAGTACTCATGGCACTGAGACCTCCTCAAATCCACGGACGTCACGACTGACGCCCGCCTGACCCATTCGACCACCGGTGCTTCGAGGTCGTAAGGGACCGAAGTCCACGTTCAGATGGGCTTTTGTCGGTTCTGGGCAGCCAGAGGACCATCGGCGCAATCACCGGGACTTAGGTCACCATCGGCAGAGGTTCGCCGCCGATACGCTCGAACGCGCAGTTGATAAGCGGGTAGGAGCCGAGATGTTGGAGCCAGAGAATTCCGCACCGATCGTAGTTGGTATCGACGGGTCCGAAGCGGGTGTACGGGCCGCTCGATGGGCGGCTGCCGAAGCCGAGTCCCGCAACGTTCCACTGCGTTTGGTGTATGCCACCAAGGCTTCACATCCATCGGCAGACGACTATTACGACGATGTCCGCCGCGGACAGGACGCCCTGTCGGCCGCCCAGATCGATGTGAACCGGCGCTACAGCGAGGTCAAGGTCGAGACCGCCCTGGTGGACGGGCCACCGGGGCGCGCGCTGATCGACGAGTCCGACCGTGCGGCGATGTTGTGTGTCGGATCGGTGGGCATCGGCCGCTACGCGGAATCGATTCTCGGGTCGATCGCCTTGGCGGTTGCCGAGGGCGCCGCGTGCCCGGTGGCTGTCATCCGTGCACAGGAGGATGACTCGGCGGTTCACTGGATCGCCGCTGGGAACCCGGCCGACGAACACGTCGTCGAATCAGCCATGGCCGAGGCGCGATTGCGGCAGGCACCGGTTCTGGTGCTCGGGGATCGACGCGAGGGCGACGCGTTCATCTACCAGGTCAAATCCATACAACTCCGCAATCCCGATCTCCACATCTACCCGATCACCGACAGAAACGATGTGGCCGGCTTTCTGAGGCGACACGACGAGCCGGTCCAGCTCGCCGTTATCGGTGAGTCGGAGGTCGCCGAACTCCCGCGCATCCTCGGCCCTCACGGGCGTCATATGTTCCACCTGTTCGAGGGGACCACGTCATCGGTGCTGGTGGCGCGCTATGACTGATCGCCGGATTCGTCGATGAAACCCTGTGACGCCGCCGGACATATGCGGGCCACCTCGTGAGCGGGGTGCCGATCGGCTGACAACTGACCGCGAGGGTCGGGACTTTCGTCCCTATGGACCACCGGTGAATGCGCCGAGGATCACGGTGACGCGTCGATCGCACGGAGGGAACCACATGAGTCACAACGGAAACGGCGCTGGGTACGGCATGGTCGTCGCGGTCGACGGTTCGGCGGAGTCCGACGCGGCGGTGCGATGGGCGGCACGCGAGGCAACACTGCGCAAGATCCCGGTGACCGTGATGCATGTAGTCGAACCGATGATCGTCAACTGGCCGGTCCCACCCGTGCAGGGCAGTGTCACCGAGTGGCAGGAGGCCAACGCCCGCAACGTGATCAAGCACGCCCACGACACGTTCGTCGCCGTCGAGGAGTCCGCTCCAGACGGCATCCGGCACGAAATACGTTATGCCGGCATCGTTGCCGAACTTGTCGATGTGTCCAAGAACGCCACGATGATGGTGGTGGGGAGCCGCGGCCTGGGTGCGTTCGGCGGCGCGTTGCTGGGATCGGTCAGCAGCGGCGTCATCCACCATGCGCACTGTCCCGTTGCGGTGATCCACGGTGACCAGATACGTCGACCGGACCCCCGCTCCCCCGTGCTCGTCGGGATCGACGGATCACCCGCATCCGAGGACGCCACGGCGTTCGCGTTCGACGAGGCCTCTCGTCGGCGCGTCGATCTCATCGCATTGCACGCCTGGAGCGACGTCGGGGTGTTCTCGGCGCTCGGCATGGACTGGCACGAGTACGAGGACCAGGGACGCGAACTGCTCGGTGAGCGTCTCGCCGGATGGCGTGAGCGGTATCCCGACGTGAGAGTGACTCGGCAGATCGTCTGCGATCAGCCGGCACGGTGGCTCATCGACGGGTCACGCCACGCACAACTCGTCGTTGTGGGCAGCCATGGGCGCGCGGGATTCGCCGGAATGCTGTTGGGATCGGTCGGCTCGAAGGTCGCCCGCGCCGCCTATTCCCCGGTGATCGTGGTGCGTTGACAGCAGGTGTGGATGGTCAAGCCCCGCTCAGCGGGGCACTCCAGCGCACATGCGTCCCCGACCCGGCCGAGCTGGTGATCTGACAGCTGCCGCCGGCCTGTTGCGCCCGGGCTTTGAGGTTAGCCAACCCACTGCACCGCGCGGTGTTTGCCGGTATGCCTCGACCGTTGTCGACCACCTCGATATCGAGCCGATCCGATACCTCGATGGATATCGTCACGCTGGTCGCTCCGGAATGGCGCACCGCGTTGCTGATGGCTTCGACGATCACCGCTTCGGCATCGTCGGCCAGAGCGGGATCGACCGCGACGATGGGTCCGCTGATGCGTACGGTCGTCGCGAGGGGGCTGTTGTCGGTCACAGCCGCCACCGCCGCCTGAATCCGTTGCCGGAAACTCATGGCGGAAGCCGCGGGCGATTGCAGGTCGAAGATCGCCGTCCTGATCTCGTCGATGATGGACTGCAGGTCGTCGACAGTGCGCGACAACCGCTCCTTGAGCAGATCGGACTTGGTGCGGGCGATGGTTCCTTGCAGGTCCATACCGGCCAGGAACAACCGCTGGATCACATGGTCGTGCAGATCCCTGGCGATGCGTTCCCGATCGCTCAACACGGTGAGTTGCCGTGCCTGCTCATTCGCCCGGCAGAGTGTGAGGGCCACGGCCGCGTGGTGCGCGAAATCCTCCATGATGGCCATCTCGTCCACGTCGAACGGCGGGTCGTCGGCGTCGCGGGCGACAGCGATGACACCGAGGTTGTTGGTTGCCGAACGCAGTGGCACGACGATCGCGGGGCGGCGCCCCTGGTCGGTGAACGAAGTGATGGGGTATCTGAATCCATCCGTCATCGTGGACTCCCCCGTGCGGAACACCCGTCCGCTCGTGGAGCCGGATACCGGCACCTGTTGCCCCTCGACCTCGTCGGCACGTGCGCCGGCGGCAACGGCAACCGTGAGGCTGCGAACCTCCTCCGGAGCCCGGTCCGCCTCGGACGGGACGAGTATGGCGGCCTGGCTCGCGACGGTGAGCTCCGCTGCCCGGCCGACGATCAACCGCAGAGGGGCATCCTCTCCGCCGCTCATACCGAGCAAGGCCATGGTGATCTCACGGCTCGCGGAGACCCACCGCGCCACGGTGCGCACTTTGGCCAGATGCCACACACTGTGGACGACGTCCGCCGCCACCGTCGCGAGCACCTCGACAACCCCTACATGAGCGTCGGAGAACTCGAACCCGGCCCGGGAGTCGGCCACGTACAGACTGCCGAGCACTTCGCCGTGCGAGACGAGCGGCACGCCGAGCACAGCGCGCATCGGCGGGAGCAGCTCTGGCAGACCTACCTCGGCCGCAGATCGTGCAAGACCATCGATTCTGAGCGGACCTGTCCGATTGCGAAGAAACCCCAGCATGTCCCTGTCGGGCGAATCCGGGACCGCTTGCGCGAGGGCTCCTGCCTGCAGGAATGTCGCAGGTGTGCCGTTCGGGGCGCAGAGGCCGGCGGCACCGTAACAGGCACCTGATACCCGCATGATCGCGTCGAGAATGCCGTGCAGAGTGGACTCTGGTTCCAAACCGGCATCGAGCGAGGCCATGTCCTGCAACAACGCGGCCATCCGGACCTCGACCGCTTCGGGCGAGTCGTCCGTATGCGACTGCCCCACGGGTCTACGCCAGGCCGGTCTCGCAACGATCGATCCAGTATCTCGAGCGCCCAAATCTGACCTCCACCCATCCTTCGACCTGGACGCTACGCCTGTTGCGCATACCTGCAACCAAGAATTGACCGTGCCGTCAGCGCTCTCGAGGAACCGGTCCGCCACCGACCGGAATGGGTTCTTGCCAACGAAATCAACCGGGATTTGCCGGCCGCGCCGCTGACGAATCTAGATCGCCAGACAGCAGACGCGCTGTGCTTCTGTCACCGACTCGCGCAGCGGTCGACTGGTGTCGATCGAATGTCCGTGAACGATGCCTGCGCCCTGTTCTGCGAGGGCGTCGGCGATCTCCGGGGTCGCGTCCGACGTCGTGCCCGATCTCGACGCGATGCGTTCACCGGCCGCCACCACCGGAAGCGAGCAGGTGAACTCCACCACAGGGACCGCGGTTTCAGATGCGAGGAGGTGGGCGCGCTGACGCCGGCCGACGTCGCGCCACGTCCCGTCGAGGATCACCGACCGGCCGTGCGTGAGCGCATGACGTGCCCGCGCGAGCACTTCGTCGTAGACCGCCGCAACGTTTTTCGGAGCGTAGAGACCGGTGTCGAGTTCTCCTGCCGCACCACCGATCACGCCACTTTCCTGCAGATACCGACGGACGTCGTCGGTCGAGATCACCACGGCGCCCAGTTCTTCGGCGAGGGCCCGTGAAACAGTCGTCTTGCCGGTGCCAGGACCACCACCGACGATGACCAGCTGAACTGTGGCCGCGCGCAGACGATCAAGGGCGATGTCGATGTGGCGGCACGCATCGGTGGCCGCCTCCGGTCGACCTTGGCCGACACGTATGCACTCGACTTTCGCACGGACCACCGCGCGGTAGGCCACGTAGAAATCCATCAGAGACTGCGGAGCGGTGTCATGCGCGTGGTGCCGGTAGCGGTCGACGAAGAATGCGCTGAGCTCGGGTGACCCGAGAAACTCCAGATCCATCGCCAGAAAAGCGGCGTCATCGACGCCGTCGACATAGCGGAGAGTGTCGTCGAACTCCAGACAGTCGAGAATGGCCGGTCCCTCCGGTGTGCAGAAGATGTCGTCTGCGAGCAGATCGGCATGTCCGTCGACGATGCGGCCGTCCGCGATGCGCTCGGCGAACAGCTCGGCGCGGCCGGACAGGTACTGCGAAGCCAGCCGGCGCACTTCACTCAGCTGCTCCGGCGGCACCAGCGACATGCGGGCCAGCTCGGTCAGATTTTCGTCCCAGCGGGCCCACACCGAGGTCGCGCGTGCCTGATCGTCGATGACCGCCCCGCGTCCGGCGTCGCGGTGAAAGCGCGCAAGGATCTCGGCGATCACGTCGAGTTGGTCGTTCACCTCAGCCCCTCGCGTGACCAAGGTCGACAGCCTGTCGGCATCCCGGTAGCGGCGCATGACCACCACGGGTTCGTCAGGGCGATCCCCCGGCCCGACAAGGTGCGCCACACCGAGATAACTGTTGGGGGCCAGGCGGCTGTTGAGTTCTACCTCTCGAAGACATGCCGCCTCGCGCTGCTGCGCTGTGGTGAAATCCAGGAAATCCGTCCGGACCGGCTTCTTGGCCTTGTACGCGAGGTCACCGATCAGCGCCACGAGCCCCGTGTGCGTCTCACGGATCTGCGCATCGAGATTTCCGAACGCAAACACTCTGTCGCGCTGCGCAACCGCCGTTTCCGGCTTGTCCTCCATGCTTGCATGGTGCCGCGTTCCGCGATCGTCCCGCCAGGGTCCTACGGCCCCCGGTTGAGGACCATAGTCCCTGTTGATCTTGTTCTGGCACCGCCAGGCTGACAGGAGCACACGACACCGGGGACACGGAACATGAGAGATGCTCAGCCATCAGTCGACGTGATCGGTGACGCGCTGCGGTTGACGTGCCGAGCGCCCTCGCTGCACAACAGTCAACCGTGGCTGTGGGCCGCGGTCGACAAAACTCTTCACCTGTTCGTCGACAAACAGCGCATCCTTTACTCCGCGGACCACATGGGCCGGGAGGCCGTGATCGGTTGTGGCGCGATGCTCGATCATTTCTGCGTCGCGATGGCCGCCGACGGCTGGGTGCCCAAGGTCGCCAGGCTGACTGATCGCGGCGATCCGCTGCACCTCGCGTCGATCGAATTCCCCGAGATCCGGCTGTTCCCGCGAGAGCACCGCCGACGACGTGCCGCCGCCATCAGCCGCCGCCGCACCGACCGACTACCGTTTGCCGAGCCTGCCGACTGGCCCACATTGGAAGTGCAGCTGCGCAAGTCGATCGCCTTCGACACCGTAGGGTTCGACGTCGTGCCCGATCACGCACGACCCGAGCTGGCGTATGCCTCACGGCTCACCGAGTCCCTCCGCCAGTACGATTCGTCCTATCACGCCGAACTATATTGGTGGACAGGACAATTCGAGTCTATCGACGGAATACCCTACAGCGCTCTGGTCTCGGCCTCCGAATCGGAGCGGGTCGGCGTCGGCAGACGCTTCCCCAACCCCCGCACCGGTGACAGATGCGCCGGACCTGGCCACGATCAGGCAAAGGTCGTGGTGTTGTCCACGCTCGAGAACGACCGCACGAGCATCTTGAACTGTGGCGAAGCGCTCTCGGCGGTCCTGCTGGACGCCACGGTCGCGGGAATGGCGACGTGCACGTTGACCCACATCACCGAGTTGGCCACGAGCAGAGACATCGTGGCTCGTCTGATCGGCCAGGAGGCCACTCCTCAGGTCTTGATCCGCGTCGGGGTGGCCACACGCGATGACGACGCCCCGGCCACCCCACGACGTCCGCTCGAAGAGTTTTTCACAGGGAGATCCCCATGGTGACAGTCTTTCTCGTCGATGATCACGAACTCGTCCGGCGTGGCCTGATCGACCTCGTCCGGTCCGATCCCGATCTGGATGTGATCGGCGAGGCAGGCTCGGTGTCCGAGGCGATGGCGCGGATACCCGCGTTGCGACCCGAAGTCGCGGTTCTCGACGTCCGGCTGCCCGACGGCAACGGGATCGAGCTGTGTCGCGACCTGTTGTCGCGACTGCCCGATCTGCGTTGTCTGATGCTCACCTCCTTCACGTCCGACGAGGCCACGCTCGACGCAATCCTCGCCGGTGCCAGCGGTTTCGTCATCAAGGACATCAAGGGCATGGACCTCACCCATGCCATCAAAGAGGTGGCAGCCGGACACTCCCTGCTGGACAACCGCGCCGCAGCCGCCCTGATGAAGAGACTTCGCGAGACAGCCTCACACTCCGACCCTCTCACCGGTCTGAGCGATCAGGAGCGCATGCTGCTGGAACTGCTGGGCGAAGGACTGACCAACAAGCAGATCGCCGAACGCATGTTCCTGGCGGAACGCACCGTCAAGAACTACGTGTCACGCCTGCTGGCGAAACTCGGGATGGAGCGCCGCACGCAGGCGGCCGTGTTCATCTCCAAGCTGGACCACGGCCGCCACCACGACGAGCAATACTGACTCAGCCGCGGACCACCACAACCGGCCGTTCTGCGGCCTCTGCCACGCTGGTACTCACCGACCCGAGCAGCAGTCCGGCGAATCCACCGCGACCGTGGCTTCCGACAACGGTCAGCTGCGCGATCTCCGAGCGTTTCAACAACCTACGGTCGGGACGGTCGAGGACGACCTCGCGTCGCACGTGGACATCGGGATACCGTTCCTGCCATCCCGCGAGACGCTCGGACAGACTCTCCTCGGCCTGCACCCGCAGATCGTCCCAACGCACTCCTGGGTAGCCGGCCACGTTGGCGTCGCTCCACGCGTGCACCGCCAACAGTGGCGCGCCTCGTCGAGAGGCTGCGTCGAACGCGAACTCCAGCGCCTTCTCCGAGGCCGGTGAACCGTCGACACCCACGACGACCGGTGCCGTGGTCGCAATGGCAGAGGCCTTCGACTCGCCGTGGATCACCGCGACCGGACAGCGCGCATGCCGGATGAGACCCGCAGTGACCGAACCCAAGAGTCTCCGGCCGATGGGCCCCAACCCGCGGCACCCGACGACGAGGAGCCGCGAGGACTCGGACAGTTCTGTCAGCGCGGCAACGACACTGCCTGCCACCACGACGTCGTCGACGTGGATCTCGACTGCTCCGCCGACCACGTCCTCGGCGACCTTGCGGGCCTCTTTGAGCAGTTGCTCGGCGTTGCGTTTGAGCTGATCCGCCAACGTGGTGGGCGCGGGGATCTCGGACCACGTCGCGCTACCGGGCGGCCACTGCATGACATGCACGATCCGCAGGGGAACCTTGTGCAGCACGGCCTCCTTCGCCGCCCACTCCACCGCCGCTGTCGACGGTTCTGAACCATCCACGCCAACCAGAACGCCACGTGTGCCGGCTGAAGACGTCATTGCATTCCCCATTCTCGTTTTCCTGCGATGATCTCGAATTCACGTTCCCATTCGGCGTAGCGAGCCCGGTCGAACCTCCGGTGCAGCAAGATCAGCCCGCCGCCGACGCCGGCTGCGAAGAGAATCCATGCCCACAGCGCCGTGAGAACCGCGTCGCCGACGGCGCGACCCTCACCGTGCGGAGGATCGATGACCTTGCCTGAGGGGTTGACCCAGATGGTCTGTTCGTCACCGACATTCGGAAAATCCGCCCATACGAGACGCCCGCGGTGTTGCTGTCCGTCGACAGTCCAGGTCGCGTCCGCCCGGTACGGCTGGGCGTGGCCCTCTGTGTTGACCAGCGCACCTCGTTCGGCCGCGACGGCAATCACCTGGCGTGCGTCGCGGGCCTGTGCGGCGTAGACCTGTTCACGGTCGTGATACACCGAGATCCCGATCGACGCCGTCAGCGGTATCGCCAGAACACACAACACCACGGCCGCGAGCCGCAACGCCCCTTCGATGCGGTCACGACGGCGCACCAGTGGGTTTCGGCTCCACACCACGGACCCCAACCACTCACCGACACCCAAGGTGAAAGTTTCCATGGTTCCTCGTTCATCGAGACGCCCTGTTGTTACCGATTGCACCCGATCTTTCACCGGAGTCCTAGAGCACAAATACCTTCCGCGATGGGACTTCTGCCCCTGTCTGCGCGGTGGAACGGGGCGCACATTCACAAGATGGACCGATTGAGCGCACTCGACGTCGCGTTCCTCGAGGCCGAGGACGCCGACCGCAATGTCAGTCTCGTCATCGGTGTGCTCGCGATCCTCGAGGGTTCACCGCCCACCGACCACGTACTGCTGGGCAGCGTCTACAACCGACTGATGTCCATTCCCCGATTCACCCAGATCGTCGAGCGTCAACCGCTCGACCTCGCAGCACCGCAGTGGGTCGAGGCCCACGATTTCAGCGTCGCACATCACGTTCGGCGCACTGCCGTGCCGCAACCCGGTGACGACACCGCTCTGTTCGGCGTGGTCGCCGACATCATGGAACGCCGGCTCGACAGGTCTCGTCCGCTGTGGGAATGCTGGATCATCGAGGGACTGCCGTCAGACCGGTGGGCGATCCTGATGAAGATCCACCACTGCATCGCCGACGGCATCGCGGCCGCGCAGTTGTTGTCATATCTGTCCGACGAGGGCACCGTCGATTCGTTCTCCTCCGACATCGATGGGGCCAAACCAACTGCACCGCAGAAAAATCGACGCTTCGAGTTGACACTCAATCCCGTGCGGTTGATCCGCTCCGCGGTCGACGCCACCGCGTCGGTGGGATCCGAGGTCATACGGGTGGCCGAGGGCGCGCTCCAAATCGCCAGCGGCCTCCTGGACTCCCACCCGTTGCCTCTGCGCGGACCTGTGACGGATCTGCGCCGATACGCATCGACACAGGTGTCCCTGGCCGACGTGGGCAGGATCTGCCACGCATACGACGTGACCATCAACGACGTCGCCCTGGCCGCGATCACCGACAGCTTCCGCGCAGCCATGATCCGTCGCGGCGAACGTCCCGGTGCGCGTTCTCTGCGCACCCTGGTGCCCGTGTCGGTGCGTTCGAACGACGCGGCCGCCCAGGTCGACAACCGGGTATCGCTCATGCTGCCGTGCCTGCCTGTGGACATCCACGACCCGGTCGAACAGCTCCTCACCGTTCATCGGCGCATGGAGAACGCCAAACGCACCGGCCAACGCCAAGCCGGCAGCGTCTTCGTCTCGGCGGTGAACTCCCTACCGTTCGGGATCACGACGCTGCTCGTGCGCGCGGCGGTCAGGATGCCCCAGCAGAGCGTGGTCACCTTGGCAACCAATGTTCCCGGTCCACGCCAACACCTGAAACTGTTGGGACATCGAGTGGTTCGGGTGGTACCTATCCCACCGATCGCACTCGGCCTCCGCACCGGTGTCGCCATCCTGAGCTACGCCGACGATCTCGTCTTCGGGATCACCGCCGACTTCGACGCCATCCCCGACGTCGAGGTTCTCGCCGACGATATTCAGCGTGCCGTGGCGCGCCTGGCCAGGACCGCTGAGCTTCCCACCCGGCGCGCCCCTGACGGCACCCTCACCGTCGTCACCACCCCGAGGTGAGATCCTCGGGCTCGGCCGCCAACGCGAACAACCGCTCGACCTCGGCGCGTCGGCACACCGCGGTGCCCGGGGTCAGCAGCATCGCCGCGCCGGCCGCGATGCCGTAACGCACCGACTTGGGCAGCGGCCACCCACGGCTCAGGCCGACCGTGATGGCCGCGACCATCGCATCCCCTGCTCCGACCCCGCTGCCAGATGCCACCGGCACGGCCTTGAACCGCTGGCTCTGACGCGCGGTCACCATGAGGGCTCCGTCGCCCCCCAACGACACGATGACCACGTCTGTCACACCACGATCGATGAGGTCCCTCGCCGCGGCGACCTGCTCACGCTCGGTGGTCAGTTCCTTGCCTGTGCATTCGCGCAACTCCCGCAAACTGGGCTTCAGTACGAACACCCCCGATTCGATGTGTGACAGTCCCCCACCCGAGGTGTCGAGGATGAGCGGTACCCCGGATTCACGACACATGTCGGCAATCTGCTGATAGAACCGGGGATCCACACCTGGTGGCAGGCTGCCACTGGCCACCACGAACTCCGCCGACATGGCGTGGCGGCGCAGGTTTTCCACGCACTGCGCCTGTTCGGTCATGGTCAGGTGCGGGCCCGGCAGCACGAAACGGTACTGCTTGCCCGTACAACCCTCGTTCACGGTGAAGCTCTCACGCGTCACCCCCGAGATCTCGACAGGTTCGTACGCCACACCTTCCCGCCGCACCAGGTCGGCCACCATCGCACCGGTAGGGCCGCCAGATGTGAACACGGCAACTACCGGTCCGTCCAGGACGTGCGCGACGCGAGCCACGTTTATGCCGCCGCCGCCTGGATCGTACCGGGTTGCGCCACAACGGATCTTGTCCGTGTGCCGAACCTGGTCGGCACAGGTCGTGATGTCCAGCGCCGGATTCATCGTCAACGTCACGATGTTCGGTCTGCCGGTATCCATCCGGCGCTTGCCGACCGCGAACGCTGCGCTTCTCATGGGCAAAGTCCATCACCTGACCGGTGCCGTACCTAGGGACCGAAGTCGCACGGTTGGGTGTCGTTGGTCCGCGCCGGCAGGGTCAGCGCTTCGCTGCTGTGTGCGCGAGACCGTCCGGGCACGAGGATTGAGACTTTCGTCCCTACACCCCGAGCCGGCCGCCGAACACGATGTACCCGACGGATATGAGCCGCCGCAGAGCCGAAAGGACCGTATTGATCGTGATTTCACACTCCGAGCCGGCGCAACTGGACCTCGAAGACCTGGCATGGCAGTTCCTGGCCTCGGAATTCACCGGACCGATGTATGCCTGCTGGCCGATCGAGGATCGACTCGACGCTTTCCTGCTGCACAACTTGCCCCACAGCGTCGCGCGCAGAGGTCTTCGCGACGCGCTCATGCAGCGGGTGATGGCGAATATCAGCGCCGCCCATCATCTGGGCTTTCTTGAGTTCAGCACGCGGTAGGACCGTGCATCGAGGATCAGCTCGAGCTCCGATCAACCCCTGGACCGGCGAGAAAAGGACCAAAGGCCCTTCTGTCCCGATCGCGGACGGACGTAACGTCCAAGACGACCCGGCGACCGAGAAGGAAACGAACATGGTCCAGAGCGCAACCGAGTACGGAATCCTCGTCGGTGTGGACAGCTCGGCGGAGTCGGACGCCGCGGTGCGGTGGGCCGCCCGTGAAGCGTCGCTGCACGATGCACCGATCACGCTGATGCACGTCATCGCACCTGTCGTCGTCAGCTGGCCGGCTGGCCCGTACATGGCCACGGTGCTCGAGTGTCAGGAGGAAAACGCCCGCCACGCGATCGAGCAGGCCCAGAAGGTGGTGGCCGACTGCCTGGGCGAGACGCACGGCCTGACGGTCCAGACCGAGATCCGCAAGGAGAGCGTGGCCAGAACCCTCATCGACGCGTCGAAATCCGCGCAGATGGTTGTCGTCGGTAACCGCGGGATGGGCGCGCTCGGGCGCGTGTTGCTCGGCTCGACCAGCACCTCGCTTCTCCATTACGCCAGCGGACCCGTGGTCGTCGTGCACGGCGACGACCAGGCCGCGCACGACAGCCGCCTGCCCGTGCTGCTCGGCATCGACGGCTCACCGGCATCCGAGGTGGCCACGTCCCACGCGTTCGACGAGGCATCGCGCCGCGGCGTCGACCTGGTGGCACTGCACGTCTGGATCGACGTCGGTGACATTCCTCCGATCGGACCCACGTGGGAGGAGCAGGAGGAGACCGGCCGTGCACTCCTGGCCGAACGCCTTGCCGGTTGGCAGGAACGCTATCCCGACGTCAAGGTCCACCGCCGCGTCGAGCGCGCCCAGCCAGCCTACTGGTTGCTCGAGGAGGCCAAACAGGCTCAGCTCGTCGTCGTCGGCAGCCACGGCCGCGGTGGCTTCACCGGGATGCTGCTGGGGTCGGTGAGCAGCCGCGTGGCGCAGTCCGCGACGACACCGGTCATGGTCGTGCGGCCGCGGTAGATAGGCCGGTAGAGATCAACCACTACGGGAACGAGGTTCGGCATGCCTGCACCGGCGGTGCCCCAGTCAGTGATCACCGAGGCCGTCGGGCTGGCATGCCGGGCACCGTCGCTGCACAACAGCCAACCGTGGCGGTGGGTCGACCACGGAACCTCGGTCGACCTGTTCCTCGATCATCACCGCATCGTGCGGTCGTCCGACAGCTCGGGACGCGAAGCACACATCAGTTGCGGTGCAGCCCTTGATCATCTCCGTGTCGCGATGGCCGCCGCCGGCTGGGTGATTCATGTGGATCGGTTCCCCAACCCCAACAACCGCGAGCATCTCGCGAACATCCAGTTCAGCCCGGTCGCTCATGTCACCGACGCCATGCGCGACCGGGCGTCCGCGATAACCCGTCGCCGGACCGATCGACTCCCGCTGCACCCACCGGCGCATTGGGACACCGTGGCCCCCTTGGTGAACGCTGCCATCGACCACGAGGCCGTCCGGTTCGTGATGCTGGCCGACGATGCACGCGGCAGGCTTGCCGAGGCCTCACAACTCACCGAATCGCTTCGCCGATACGACGAGTTCTATCATCGCGAATTGCAATGGTGGACAGCGAATGTGCGGCATTCCGACGGTGTACCCGCCGAGGCCCTCGTGTCGTCGCCAGAAGCCGAGCGTGTCGGGGTGAACCGAGCGTTTCCGTCCCGTGAGCACGCCGAACGCCGTCCGGATGTGGCACGCGACGAAGCCAGGATCGCCGTGCTGATCACCCCCGAGGACACTCCCCGCGACGCGATCGCCTGCGGT
Coding sequences:
- a CDS encoding 1-phosphofructokinase family hexose kinase, which translates into the protein MRSAAFAVGKRRMDTGRPNIVTLTMNPALDITTCADQVRHTDKIRCGATRYDPGGGGINVARVAHVLDGPVVAVFTSGGPTGAMVADLVRREGVAYEPVEISGVTRESFTVNEGCTGKQYRFVLPGPHLTMTEQAQCVENLRRHAMSAEFVVASGSLPPGVDPRFYQQIADMCRESGVPLILDTSGGGLSHIESGVFVLKPSLRELRECTGKELTTEREQVAAARDLIDRGVTDVVIVSLGGDGALMVTARQSQRFKAVPVASGSGVGAGDAMVAAITVGLSRGWPLPKSVRYGIAAGAAMLLTPGTAVCRRAEVERLFALAAEPEDLTSGW
- a CDS encoding universal stress protein, with translation MVQSATEYGILVGVDSSAESDAAVRWAAREASLHDAPITLMHVIAPVVVSWPAGPYMATVLECQEENARHAIEQAQKVVADCLGETHGLTVQTEIRKESVARTLIDASKSAQMVVVGNRGMGALGRVLLGSTSTSLLHYASGPVVVVHGDDQAAHDSRLPVLLGIDGSPASEVATSHAFDEASRRGVDLVALHVWIDVGDIPPIGPTWEEQEETGRALLAERLAGWQERYPDVKVHRRVERAQPAYWLLEEAKQAQLVVVGSHGRGGFTGMLLGSVSSRVAQSATTPVMVVRPR
- a CDS encoding response regulator transcription factor → MVTVFLVDDHELVRRGLIDLVRSDPDLDVIGEAGSVSEAMARIPALRPEVAVLDVRLPDGNGIELCRDLLSRLPDLRCLMLTSFTSDEATLDAILAGASGFVIKDIKGMDLTHAIKEVAAGHSLLDNRAAAALMKRLRETASHSDPLTGLSDQERMLLELLGEGLTNKQIAERMFLAERTVKNYVSRLLAKLGMERRTQAAVFISKLDHGRHHDEQY
- a CDS encoding universal stress protein, yielding MTSSAGTRGVLVGVDGSEPSTAAVEWAAKEAVLHKVPLRIVHVMQWPPGSATWSEIPAPTTLADQLKRNAEQLLKEARKVAEDVVGGAVEIHVDDVVVAGSVVAALTELSESSRLLVVGCRGLGPIGRRLLGSVTAGLIRHARCPVAVIHGESKASAIATTAPVVVGVDGSPASEKALEFAFDAASRRGAPLLAVHAWSDANVAGYPGVRWDDLRVQAEESLSERLAGWQERYPDVHVRREVVLDRPDRRLLKRSEIAQLTVVGSHGRGGFAGLLLGSVSTSVAEAAERPVVVVRG
- a CDS encoding WS/DGAT/MGAT family O-acyltransferase translates to MDRLSALDVAFLEAEDADRNVSLVIGVLAILEGSPPTDHVLLGSVYNRLMSIPRFTQIVERQPLDLAAPQWVEAHDFSVAHHVRRTAVPQPGDDTALFGVVADIMERRLDRSRPLWECWIIEGLPSDRWAILMKIHHCIADGIAAAQLLSYLSDEGTVDSFSSDIDGAKPTAPQKNRRFELTLNPVRLIRSAVDATASVGSEVIRVAEGALQIASGLLDSHPLPLRGPVTDLRRYASTQVSLADVGRICHAYDVTINDVALAAITDSFRAAMIRRGERPGARSLRTLVPVSVRSNDAAAQVDNRVSLMLPCLPVDIHDPVEQLLTVHRRMENAKRTGQRQAGSVFVSAVNSLPFGITTLLVRAAVRMPQQSVVTLATNVPGPRQHLKLLGHRVVRVVPIPPIALGLRTGVAILSYADDLVFGITADFDAIPDVEVLADDIQRAVARLARTAELPTRRAPDGTLTVVTTPR
- a CDS encoding Rv1733c family protein, whose translation is METFTLGVGEWLGSVVWSRNPLVRRRDRIEGALRLAAVVLCVLAIPLTASIGISVYHDREQVYAAQARDARQVIAVAAERGALVNTEGHAQPYRADATWTVDGQQHRGRLVWADFPNVGDEQTIWVNPSGKVIDPPHGEGRAVGDAVLTALWAWILFAAGVGGGLILLHRRFDRARYAEWEREFEIIAGKREWGMQ